CCGTCAGGCATGCAAAATATCGTCGGATCGAATGGACAATCCTCGAACTCGATATTTACGATCGTCTTCACCATCATCAACGATATCGTAGGAGCTGCTAGCGTCATTGGCGGCGCTTGGGTCTTGTTTGAGCTGTACCGTGGGGTGATTGGATTTATGCGTGGGGGCATCAATGCGCAAAAACGGGAGGAAGCCAAAGGCCACTTGCTACATGTCGCCATTGGAGCGGTGCTCATCGGTGGTGCACAACTCCTAATCGGCGCTCTCTATTCCTTCGGTAGCGGACTTAAGTAAACCACAACTCATAGAAAGCCCTGCTCACGAATTCGTGTGAGTAGGGAAGGGAGGCTATCGTATGCTTGATATTCAATCACCTGTACCCTTGACCGAAGGCGAAACCATCGCCTTTGGCGTCAACACAAAACAGATCCTCCACTTTGTCATCGGCTTAGGGTTTTCAGCACCGATCGTGATTCCTATGACACTGTTAGCCGGATGGTTCCACATGAACCCGTTTCTACCGATCATCACAGGAGCTATCCTCGGACTTGCTTTTGCGGCTCTTCACTGGCGTGATTGGTCTCTCGCCGAACTGATTCTGCTTTCGATCCGTTTCATGCTACGGCCAAAAGTACTGATGTATGATCGCGAATACAGAGTACGCATCCATGCACAGAAAGGGGAATGACGATGAATCGTTTGGTTATCATGG
This window of the Sulfoacidibacillus ferrooxidans genome carries:
- a CDS encoding pilin, with translation MKRCNHGMQQLYIFLVTFMLMTVPAYAASNNLTVPSGMQNIVGSNGQSSNSIFTIVFTIINDIVGAASVIGGAWVLFELYRGVIGFMRGGINAQKREEAKGHLLHVAIGAVLIGGAQLLIGALYSFGSGLK